A window from Salvelinus fontinalis isolate EN_2023a chromosome 8, ASM2944872v1, whole genome shotgun sequence encodes these proteins:
- the LOC129860969 gene encoding helicase ARIP4-like isoform X2, which translates to MLLLEGAETFADQPHTAPFSSENEAQGGDSAGWQCTPPSTSASGETPSHPSTQPHSRPSSRPENQIPPQSLSETKKRSHSNKPAHMRRNIRKLLREQQLETVTKAAQQEELERRQRLEQQRKEGHVPVALLPEYTPGHLSQSVSTRLAKRDHAICLDTSNRGTNVREDNSKALVPEAHAPKEDVIELSSGEDDALQISSESTNEEEERSEEASGAHVNDAVNQPDALGRVLVNLNHPAEEVDLFLSPQLVRAVKPHQIGGIRFLYDNLVESLERSKRSSGFGCILAHSMGLGKTLQVISFIDILLKHTQAHTVLAIVPVNTLQNWLAEFNLWVPSSEALPADINPAHFSPRIFKVHILNDEHKTTASRAKVISDWSLDGGVLLMGYEMYRLLSLKKSFVAGRKKKSKKPQGPVVIDLDEEDRQQELLKDIEKALSRPGPDVVICDEGHRIKNCHASTSQALKNIRTRRRVVLTGYPLQNNLIEYWCMVDFVRPDFLGTRQEFSNMFERPILNGQCVDSTPQDVRLMRDRSHVLHSLLEGFVQRRGHNVLRDQLPSKDEHVIMVRLSPLQRALYTEFMNRFREAGNSGWLSLNPLKAFCVCCKIWNHPDVLYEALQKENLANEQDLDLDDITNGHARCPAPNQKGKTSEDPNSIGGLSLNALQEKANQVITYEWAKEIMSDYKPGLLENSAKMVLLFHLIDESVRKGDKILVFSQSLSTLSVIEEFLAKRPILAGSAREGYNQNWVRNHNYYRLDGSTSASERERLINQFNDPSNTSALIFLLSTRAGCLGVNLIGANRVVVFDASWNPCHDAQAVCRVYRYGQKKPCHIYRLVCDFTLEKKIYDRQISKQGMSDRVVDDLNPVLSFTRREVESLLHFVEEEPDVSQVQLQPHQEIETAIRQACQLYPHLVTKQPFHHESLLMERWEMKLTKAEKKAAKKSYEDEKRASVPYTRPSYAHYYPASDQSLTNIPAFSQRNWRPPPRQDEKPVASVRPVQSTPIPTMPRQASHSSAPTADSDSSSGFPVNYLQKAGVFVQKIVTTTDIVIPETNISTDVKASISAGESIHVIRGTKGTYIRTCDGRIFAIRTRSKPKAGEESSAAAPKDTQKVSEEASANSCVTRLLSPDSPEILSELQRYEAATRIKAQQGSKASSAGAAAPQEKAPAESNNGSRITSHAKPWSDASAPAKHSTDAIAALDLRGTKRKACTPSNIERANKKQPAPSKRTSAQLPPQAFPFAAGYDLPPMGLNPAMLGSMGHPIFMGVGLPYFQSHSQQGDHRLMFPMTPDPFGLGDGTLPRSSSTITSSSAPDSASLAPFMLGAGMAGMLPPGFPMSYGQSLCMYPNLLLPRELPAATPGPAGSSFFSHFPSSSGLMGAGLGCSVAHGSAENAGGSSSDSNNDDEDDDDVIEVMGQ; encoded by the exons GACATCTGTCTCAGAGTGTGTCTACTCGCCTGGCCAAACGGGATCATGCGATCTGCCTGGACACCAGTAACAGAGGCACTAACGTCAGAGAAGACAACTCCAAAGCTCTGGTCCCAGAAGCACACGCCCCCAAAGAAG ACGTGATCGAGCTCAGCTCCGGCGAGGACGACGCCCTACAGATCAGCAGCGAGTCCaccaatgaggaggaggagcggTCGGAGGAGGCCAGCGGCGCCCACGTCAACGACGCTGTAAACCAACCGGACGCCCTGGGGCGTGTCTTGGTCAACCTGAACCACCCTGCTGAGGAGGTAGACCTGTTCCTCTCCCCTCAACTGGTCCGGGCCGTCAAACCTCACCAG ATCGGTGGGATCCGGTTCCTGTATGATAACCTGGTGGAGTCTCTGGAGAGGTCTAAGCGCAGCAGTGGCTTCGGCTGTATCCTTGCCCACAGCATGGGCCTGGGCAAGACCTTGCAGGTCATCTCCTTTATAGACATCCTGCTTAAACACACGCAGGCCCACACCGTGCTCGCCATCGTTCCT GTCAACACGTTACAGAACTGGCTGGCTGAGTTTAACCTCTGGGTCCCTTCCTCTGAGGCATTACCTGCAGACATCAACCCCGCCCACTTCTCCCCGCGCATCTTCAAGGTCCACATCCTGAATGACGAGCACAA aACCACGGCCAGCAGAGCGAAGGTGATCTCTGACTGGTCGCTGGATGGCGGCGTGCTCCTGATGGGGTATGAGATGTACCGCCTGCTGTCCCTGAAGAAGAGCTTTGTGGCGGGCCGGAAGAAGAAGTCCAAGAAGCCCCAAGGACCAGTGGTCATTGACCTGGACGAAGAGGACCGGCAGCAGGAGCTCCTCAAAG ACATAGAGAAGGCCCTGTCTCGCCCAGGCCCGGACGTGGTGATCTGTGACGAGGGCCACCGCATTAAGAACTGCCACGCCAGCACCTCGCAGGCCCTGAAGAACATCCGTACCCGGAGACGTGTGGTCCTCACGGGATACCCACTCCAGAACAACCTGATAGAGTACTGGTGCATGGTGGACTTTGTCAGGCCTGATTTCCTAGGTACCAGGCAGGAGTTCAGTAACATGTTTGAGAGGCCCATTCTGAACGGGCAGTGTGTGGACAGCACGCCTCAGGACGTCCGGTTGATGAGAGACCGAAGTCATGTCCTCCATAGCCTGCTGGAAGGCTTCGTCCAGAG GCGTGGCCATAACGTGCTGAGAGACCAGCTTCCCTCCAAGGACGAGCATGTGATCATGGTGCGCCTGTCGCCCCTGCAGAGGGCCCTCTACACAGAGTTTATGAACCGCTTCAGAGAGGCAGGCAACAGCGGCTGGCTCAGCCTTAACCCACTCAAGGCCTTCTGTGTGTGCTGCAAG ATCTGGAACCACCCAGACGTGCTGTACGAGGCGCTGCAGAAGGAGAATCTGGCCAATGAGCAGGACCTGGACCTGGATGACATCACCAACGGCCACGCCCGCTGCCCAGCCCCCAACCAGAAGGGCAAGACCTCGGAGGACCCCAACAGCATCGGAGGGCTGAGTCTCAACGCTCTGCAGGAGAAGGCCAACCAGGTCATCACCTACGAATGG gcgaaGGAGATCATGTCTGACTATAAACCCGGGCTCTTGGAGAACTCTGCTAAGATGGTCCTGCTGTTCCACCTGATCGACGAGAGTGTGAGGAAGGGAGACAAGATCCTGGTGTTCAG TCAGAGTTTGTCCACCCTGTCAGTCATCGAGGAGTTCCTGGCCAAGAGGCCCATACTGGCAGGCAGCGCCAGAGAGGGCTACAACCAAAACTGGGTCCGAAACCACAACTACTACA GACTGGATGGGAGCACATctgcttcagagagagagaggctcatcAACCAGTTCAACGACCCGTCCAACACCTCCGCCTTGATCTTTCTGCTGTCCACCAG GGCTGGCTGTCTGGGTGTGAACCTGATCGGGGCTAACCGCGTGGTGGTGTTTGATGCCTCCTGGAACCCCTGTCACGACGCCCAGGCCGTATGTCGGGTGTACCGCTACGGCCAGAAGAAACCCTGCCATATCTACCGCCTGGTCTGTGACTTCACCCTGGAGAAGAAGATCTACGACCGACAGATCTCCAAGCAGGGCATGTCCG ACCGAGTGGTGGATGACCTGAACCCGGTTCTGTCGTTCACGCGAAGGGAGGTGGAGTCTCTGCTGCACTTCGTGGAAGAGGAGCCTGACGTGTCACAGGTGCAACTACAGCCACACCAGGAGATAGAGACAGCCATCAGACAGGCCTGCCAGCTCTACCCTCACCTTGTCACCAAG CAACCCTTTCACCACGAGTCTCTCCTGATGGAGCGATGGGAGATGAAACTCACCAAAGCCGAGAAGAAGGCCGCCAAGAAGAGCTACGAGGATGAGAAGCGTGCGTCGGTGCCCTACACGCGCCCCTCTTATGCCCACTATTACCCTGCCAGCGACCAGAGCCTGACAAATATCCCTGCCTTCAGCCAGCGCAACTG GCGCCCACCCCCCCGACAAGATGAGAAGCCGGTGGCCAGTGTCCGCCCAGTTCAGTCGACTCCAATTCCCACGATGCCTCGCCAGGCGTCTCACAGCTCTGCCCCCACAGCAGACTCCGACTCCAGCTCGGGCTTTCCCGTCAACTACCTGCAAAAGGCGGGCGTATTCGTCCAGAAGATCGTCACCACCACAGATATCGTGATACCTGAAACCAACATTTCAACTGATGTTAAGGCCAGTATCAGTGCAGGAGAGAGCATCCACGTCATCAGAGGAACGAAAGGGACCTACATCAGGACTTGTGATGGGAGGATATTTGCCATCCGCACTAGAAGCAAGCCCAAGGCAGGGGAAGAGAGCTCAGCTGCTGCACCCAAAG ACACCCAGAAGGTATCGGAGGAGGCCTCCGCCAACAGCTGTGTGACTCGCCTGCTCTCCCCCGACAGCCCTGAAATCCTGAGTGAACTCCAGAGGTACGAGGCTGCAACCAGAATCAAGGCCCAGCAGGGCTCCAAGGCTTCGTCTGCAGGTGCAGCGGCTCCACAGGAGAAGGCACCGGCGGAGAGCAACAATGGCAGCAGGATAACTAGCCATGCCAAGCCCTGGAGTGATGCCTCCGCCCCGGCCAAGCACAGCACAGATGCCATTGCTGCCCTGGACCTGAGGGGCACCAAGCGCAAGGCCTGCACCCCGTCCAACATCGAACGGGCCAACAAAAAGCAGCCGGCCCCCAGCAAGCGCACCTCGGCCCAGTTGCCCCCCCAGGCTTTTCCCTTCGCGGCGGGCTATGACCTCCCACCCATGGGCCTCAACCCAGCCATGCTGGGCTCCATGGGGCACCCCATATTCATGGGGGTCGGCTTGCCCTACTTCCAGTCCCACAGCCAGCAGGGTGACCACCGTCTCATGTTCCCCATGACTCCCGACCCCTTCGGCTTGGGGGACGGCACCCTACCTAGAtcctcctccaccatcacctccTCGTCTGCCCCTGACTCGGCCTCCCTAGCTCCCTTCATGCTGGGTGCTGGTATGGCTGGCATGCTGCCCCCAGGTTTCCCCATGTCCTACGGCCAGTCTCTGTGCATGTATCCTAACTTGCTGCTCCCCAGGGAGCTACCGGCCGCCACCCCTGGCCCCGCTGGCTCCAGCTTCTTCTCccacttcccctcctcctccggcCTGATGGGGGCAGGGCTGGGTTGCTCTGTTGCCCACGGCTCGGCAGAGAACGCCGGTGGAAGCAGCTCAGACAGCAACAACGacgatgaagatgatgatgatgtcattgAGGTGATGGGACAATGA
- the LOC129860970 gene encoding transmembrane protein 115-like — protein sequence MSRYLPVARQHFFGALANTSVVVKSISVIVLLLYLLSWAVDTPYALGVTPGYLFPPNFWIWTLVTHAVVEQHVWGVAANVGTVMACGRLLEPLWGALELLIFFTVVNISAGLLAGLSYLLTYVVTFDLDYLFAVRVHGTPALLGGVLVALKQTMGDTTVLRVPQVRLKAAPALVLLCFSLLCLSGLLESAAPLAAYSFGALAGWVYLRFYQRHSRGRGDMSDHFAFASFFPEVVQPVVGLLAGLVHAALVKIKVCRKMVKRYDVGAPSSITISLPGTDPQDAERRRQLALKALNERLKKVEDQSTWPSMDDEEDDNEDEVRTDTPLLLGQERTSPAGGSSGSQNTTGQESSIISFEDAPSRS from the exons ATGAGTCGCTATCTGCCAGTTGCACGACAGCACTTCTTTGGCGCATTAGCCAATACGAGCGTTGTGGTGAAGTCCATAAGTGTCATAGTGCTCCTTCTGTACCTGCTCTCATGGGCAGTTGACACTCCATATGCCCTGGGCGTGACACCTGGCTACCTCTTTCCCCCTAACTTCTGGATCTGGACCCTGGTGACCCATGCCGTGGTGGAGCAGCATGTGTGGGGAGTGGCAGCCAACGTGGGGACTGTTATGGCCTGTGGCCGGCTGTTGGAGCCTCTGTGGGGCGCCTTGGAGCTGCTCATCTTTTTCACTGTGGTCAACATCTCTGCAGGCCTCCTGGCTGGCCTCTCCTACTTGCTCACGTATGTTGTCACCTTCGACCTGGACTACCTATTTGCGGTGCGCGTCCACGGGACACCAGCCCTCCTCGGGGGGGTGTTGGTGGCCCTTAAGCAGACCATGGGGGATACAACGGTGCTGCGGGTTCCCCAGGTGAGGCTCAAAGCTGCCCCGGCGCTGGTCCTCCTCTGCTTTTCCCTGCTCTGCCTCTCAGGCCTGCTGGAGAGTGCCGCCCCACTGGCGGCCTACAGCTTTGGCGCCCTGGCAGGCTGGGTCTACCTGCGCTTCTACCAGAGGCACAGCCGGGGCCGTGGCGACATGTCAGACCACTTTGCCTTTGCCTCCTTCTTCCCTGAAGTGGTACAGCCAGTGGTGGGGCTGCTGGCTGGCCTGGTGCACGCAGCCCTGGTGAAGATCAAGGTTTGTAGGAAGATGGTAAAGCGCTACGACGTGGGGGCACCTTCCTCCATCACCATCAGTCTGCCAGGGACGGACCCCCAGGAcgcagagaggaggag GCAGTTGGCGCTGAAGGCCCTAAACGAGCGACTGAAGAAGGTGGAGGACCAGTCGACCTGGCCAAGCATGGATGACGAAGAGGACGACAATGAGGATGAAGTTCGGACCGACACTCCCCTGCTCCTGGGACAGGAGAGAACGTCGCCAGCAGGGGGGTCTAGCGGCTCCCAGAACACCACGGGACAGGAGTCCAGCATTATCAGCTTCGAAGACGCCCCCTCCCGCTCATAa
- the LOC129860971 gene encoding rho-related GTP-binding protein RhoA-B-like gives MAAIRKKLVIVGDGACGKTCLLIVFSKDQFPEVYVPTVFENYVADIEVDSKQVELALWDTAGQEDYDRLRPLSYPDTDVILMCFSIDSPDSLENIPEKWTPEVKHFCPNVPIILVGNKKDLRNDEHTRRELAKMKQEPVKPEEARDMANRIGAFGYMECSAKTKDGVREVFEMATRAALQARRGKKSNKCLLL, from the exons ATGGCAGCGATTCGTAAGAAGCTGGTGATCGTGGGAGATGGTGCTTGTGGGAAGACGTGTCTGTTGatagtcttcagtaaagaccaGTTCCCTGAGGTCTACGTACCCACTGTCTTTGAGAACTATGTGGCTGACATTGAGGTGGACAGCAAACAG GTGGAGCTGGCTCTGTGGGATACAGCTGGCCAAGAGGACTACGACAGGCTTCGCCCCCTCTCCTACCCCGACACTGACGTCATCCTCATGTGCTTCTCCATTGACAGCCCAGACAGCTTGG AGAACATTCCAGAGAAGTGGACTCCAGAGGTCAAACACTTCTGTCCCAACGTTCCCATCATCCTCGTAGGCAATAAGAAGGACCTGCGCAACGATGAACACACACGCCGGGAGCTGGCCAAGATGAAACAG GAGCCAGTGAAGCCAGAGGAGGCCCGTGACATGGCCAACCGGATCGGAGCGTTCGGCTATATGGAGTGCTCGGCCAAGACGAAGGATGGTGTGCGGGAGGTGTTTGAGATGGCCACCAGGGCGGCACTACAGGCCCGGCGAGGAAAGAAGAGCAATAAATGTCTCCTTCTGTAG